The genomic stretch GGCCCCCGGCCTCGGCCAGTACTACGGCATCCAGGGCACGACCTGGAAGGCCGCGCCGATCCTCGACAACCCGAGCGAGCAGCAGCGGATCCATGGCCGGACCTACGAGCTCTTCTACGACGGCGACCGGCTGCGCCTGGTGGCGTGGCGGACGCGCGGCGCGGTGTACTGGGTGTCGAACACGCTGCTGCAGACGCTGACGAACAAGCAGATGATCGGCATCGCCCAGTCGCTGCGGCGCGTGGGCACCTGACTCTGGGCGCGGGCACGCGAAGTGGCCGTCCCAGCCGGTAGCCTCCCGCGCCGCATGGCTTCTCGCGAACCGATCGGTGTCATCGGCACCGGATATGTGGGTCTGGTCTCGGCGGCGGGGTTTGCCGAGTTGGGCCATGAGGTGTGGTGCATCGATGTCGATGCGGAGAAGGTGGCGCGGCTGCGGGCGGGGGAGGTGCCGATCTGGGAGCCGGGGTTGGGGGAGTTGGTCGAGCGGCATCGTGGGCGGTTGCATTTCTCGACGGATATCGCGGATGCGTTGGGGCATGCGCGGTTGTTGTTCGTGGCGGTGGGGACGCCGCCGACGTATTCGGGGGATGCGGATCTGAGCGCGGTGCATGCGGTGGTGGGGGCGATGCCGCCGTCGGATCGGCATGCGTTGGTGATGAAGTCGACGGTGCCGGTGGGGACGGGGGCGTCGATCAAGCGCGAGTTCGCGCGTCAGGGCAAGCGGTTTCGCTATGTGTCGTGTCCGGAGTTTTTGAAGGAGGGGTCGGCGGTCGCGGATTTCCTGGGGCCGGATCGGGTTGTGGTGGGCGATGACGGCGATTGGGCGGGTGATGCGGTCGTCGGGCTGTATGCGCCGTTGGGGGCGCCGTTGGTGCGGACGGATATTGCGTCGGCGGAGATGGTGAAGTTGGCGGCGAATGCGTTTTTGGCGACGAAGATCAGCTTCATCAACGAGATCGCCAATGTGTGTGAGGAGACGGGCGCGGATGTGTTGGAGGTCGCGCGGGGGATGGGGCTTGATGAGCGGATCGGGCCGAAGTTCTTGCGGGCGGGGATCGGGTTCGGGGGGAGTTGTTTTCCCAAGGACGTCAGCGCGTTGAAGCAGTTGGCGGGCAATTCGGGCTATCACTTTCAGTTGCTGAACTCGGTGATCGAGGTCAATGAGCTGCAGAAGCGGCGGGTGATCGGCAAGTTGCAGAAGCATCTGGGTGGGTTGGTGGGCAAGCGGATCGCGCTGTTCGGGTTGGCGTTCAAGCCGAATACGGACGACATGCGGGAGGCGTCGTCGCTGGTGCTCTCGGCGCGGTTGCAGGCCGATGGGGCGAGCGTGGTGGCGTTTGATCCGGTGGCCGAGGACGAGGCGCGGCGTTTGCTTCCGAATGTCGACTTCGCCGACACGGAGCTCGGGGCGGTGGACGGCGCCGATGCGGTGGTGCTGGTCACGGAGTGGCCGCAGTTTCGCGAGCTCGATTGGGTCGAGGTCGCGGCGCGCATGGCCGGCACGACGGTGATCGACGGGCGCAACGCCCTCGATCCCGAGGCGGTCCGCGCCGCCGGCCTCGCCTACGAGGGAATCGGAAGAGGCTCCTGATGCAGGCCGTGATCCTCGTCGGCGGTGAAGGCACGCGGCTGCGGCCGCTGACCTCCACCGTGCCCAAGCCGGTCGTCCCGCTCGTCGACCGCCCGTTCATCGCCTACATGCTCGAATGGCTGTCGCGCCACGGCGTCGACGACGTGATCATGTCGTGCGGGTTCCTCGCCACCGCCGTGCGCAACGTGCTCGGCGACGGATCGAGCTACGGCATCCGGCTGCGCTTCGTCGAGGAGCCCGACCCGCGCGGCACCGCTGGTGCGCTGAAGTACGCGGAGGAGCTGCTCGACGAGCGGTTCCTCATGCTCAACGGCGACGTGCTCACCGACATCGACCTCAGCGGCCAGATCGCCCAGCACGAACGCACGGGCGCCGTGGGCACGCTCGCCCTCGTCCCGGTCGACGACCCGTCCGCCTACGGCCTGGTGCGCCTGGAGGAGGACCGCTCGGTGCGCGAGTTCGTCGAGAAGCCCGCCGCCGACCAGATCGACACGAACCTCATCTCCGCCGGCGCCTACGTCCTCGAGCGCTCGATCCTCGACCTCATCCCGCCCGGCGAGAACGTCTCGATCGAGCGCCAGATCTGGCCGCGGCTCATCGGCCACGGGCTCTACGCGTTCCCCGACGACGCCTACTGGCTCGATATCGGCACGCCCCAGCGCTACCTGCAGGGGACCTTCGACATCATCGAGGGCAAGGTCGACACCGCCGTGCGCGAGCGGCTGGGCGCCGGCTATCTCTCCGTCGATCCCGGCGCGGACATGGGTGGCCGCGTCGTGCCGCCGGCCGTCGTCGAGAGCCGCGTCACCGTCGCCGCGGGCGCCCAGGTCGGCCCCCTGGTCGTGCTGGGCACCGGCGTGCGCGTCGGCGAGGGCTCGACCGTCGAACGCTCGGTCGTGCTGCAGGGGGCCGAGATCGGCTCCCGGTGCGTGCTGCGCGACTGCATCGTCGCCGCCGGCGCCCGGATCGGCGACGGCACCCACGTCACCGGCGGCGCGGTGCTGGGGGAGGGTGCGACGATCGGTGCCGACAACGTCGTGACGCGGGGCGCCCGGATCTCCCCGGGCGTCGAGATCCCGGACGGGGGGCTGAGGTTCTGATGGGCGGCTCAGTGGACATCGACACCCTCAGCAGCGAGGCGGTCGATCAGGTCGACGCGGCGGGCGAGCTGCACGACATCCTCGATCTTCCCGAGCACTTGCGCGATGCCCTGTGGCGGGTCGAATCAGCCAACCTGGAGTCGTGGGACTCGCCCGGCGGCCTCGTCGTGGCGGGCATGGGCGGCTCGGCGATCGGCGGCTCGCTGGCTCGCGCGTGCCTCGGCGACCAGGCCTCCCGGCCGATCCTCGGCACCCGCGGCTACGGCCTGCCGCCCTGGACGACGCCGGAGACGACGGTGCTGTGCGCGTCGTACTCGGGCCAGACCGAGGAGACGCTCGCCTGCTACGAGGCGGCCGGGTTCCTCGGTGCCAAGCGGGTCGTCGTCACCACCGGCGGCACGCTCGCGGAGGAGGCGCGCCGCGACGGCGTGCCGGTCATCCCGGTCCCCGGCGGCTTCCAGCCCCGCGCCGCCGTCGGATACATGACCGTCGCCGCGCTCGAGGTCGCCGCCGCGTGCGGCGCCGGGCCGCGGATGGCCAGCCAGATCGACGTCGCCGCCGCGCACCTCGACGAGCTCTGCGCGCTCTGGGGCCCGGACGCGCCGGCCGGCAACCAGGCCAAGACGCTCGCCCACGCGCTGCACGGCAGTATCCCCGTCGTCGCCGGGTCGGGTCTGACGACGCCGGTCGCCTACCGCTGGAAGACCCAGTTCAACGAGAACGCGAAGATCCCGGCGTTCTTCCACGAGCTGCCCGAGCTCGACCACAACGAGCTCGTCGGCTGGCAGGGCGCGGCCGCGCTCGGGCGCTTCTCGGCCGTGTTCCTCGACGACTGCGACAACCACCCGCGCATCGGAGCGCGCATCGAGCTGACGACGGAGCTCATCGGGACGCAGGCGCACACGATCCAGCGCGTGCCGACCCTGGGGCAGGGAACCGTCGAGCGCGTCATGTCGCTCGTGCTCCTCGGCGACCTCGTGTCGCTCTACGCGGCGGTGCTGCAGGGCATCGACCCGACGCCGGTCGAGGTGCTCGAGACGCTCAAGGCTCGCCTCGCCGCGCGGTAGGTTGCGGCGGGGCCGACCGGGGAAGGACACCGATCCATGGAACCGAACGACCTCGAACGCACGATCGGCACGGGCCTCCGCCTGACCCGCGCCGTGATCGGCCTGGGCGTGAGCCTGGCGATGGTGCCGGTGCGGCTCGTCCTGCGGGCGGTCAGCCCTCCCCCGGAGGAGCAGCGCTGGGAGCCGATCTCCGAGCCGCCGCCCGCGCCCGTCCCGGCGGCCGATGCCGGCACCTCGCCGGCCGAGGCGGCCGCGCCGCCGCCCGAGCCGCCGGCACCCATGCCGGTGCCGCCCGAGCCGCCGGCACCCATGCCGGTGCCGCCCGAGACGGTTGACCTCACGTCCGCCGACGCCGCCCGGATCCGCGAGGCCGAGCGTGAGGCGCAGACGACGCCCGACTCCCCCGGGCCCGAGATCCACGTCGAGGAGCCATGGGAGGGCTACGACCAGATGACGGTCACCGAGGTCCGCCGACGTCTGCGCGGCGTGAACCCCACGGTCACCGCGATGGTGCGCCTGTACGAGGAGACCCACAGGAACCGCAAGGGCGTCATCGACGCGACATCCCCCTCATAGGGGGTAGTTTCGACTGGCCCCGAGGCCAGGGACCGCCCAAAACCTTGACACGATCTCGGTAAGGTTGGGGTCGTGGACGCGCTCACCATCAACGAGGCTGCCGAGACGACGGGCTGGTCGCCGCGCATGCTGCGGTACATCGAGAGCATCGGGCTCCTCGAGTCCCGGCGCTCTCCGGCCGGCTACCGGCTCTACGGGCCGGAGGAGCTGCAGCGGCTGCGCACCCTGCGCGAGCTGCTCGCCGAGTTCGACGTCGGTCTTGCCGAGATGGGCTTCGCGCTCCGCCAGCGCCGCGAGGAGGATCTCTCCTCCGCGGTCCAGGCGTGGTTCGAGGCCGAGCCGCAGCGTCCCGACGACGTTGACGCCGCCAACTGGCTGCGCTTCGAGCAGGAGAAGCACCAGCGCCTGCTCGCCGCCGCCCTGTCTTGACCCGAGCATCCTTTGGGAGGAGCCACATGACGACCACCGACGCCCTGACCGCGACCGACTTCAAGGTCGCCGACCTGTCCCTGGCCGAGTTCGGCCGCAAGGAGATCCGGCTCGCCGAGCACGAGATGCCCGGCCTGATGCAGACGCGCGAGGAGTTCGCCGACGCGCAGCCGCTCAAGGGCGCGCGCATCATGGGCTCGCTGCACATGACGATCCAGACCGCCGTGCTGATCGAGACGCTCGTCGATCTCGGCGCCGAGGTCCGCTGGGTCTCCTGCAACATCTTCTCGACGCAGGATCACGCGGCGGCCGCCGTCGTCGTCGGTCGCGACGGCACCCCCGAGGATCCGCGCGGCGTGCCGGTCTTCGCCTGGAAGGGCGAGACGCTCGAGGAGTACTGGTGGTGCACGGAGCAGGCGCTGAACTGGCCGGGCCACGGCGGCCCGAACATGATCCTCGACGACGGCGGCGACGCGACGATGCTCGTCCACAAGGGCGCCGAGTTCGAGAAGGCCGGAGCGGTGCCGGACCCCTCGACGGCCGAGTCCGAGGAGTTCCGCGTCTTCCTGACGCTGCTGCAGCGCTCGCTGCAGGAGGATCCGCAGCGCTGGACGAACATCGCCGCCGACATCAAGGGCGTCTCCGAGGAGACGACCACCGGCGTGCATCGCCTCTACCAGCTCGCCGAGACCGGTGACCTGCTGTTCCCGGCGATCAACGTCAACGACTCGGTCACGAAGTCGAAGTTCGACAACCTCTACGGCTGCCGCCACTCGCTCGTCGACGGCATCAACCGCGCGGTCGACGTCATGCTCGCCGGCAAGACCGCCGTCGTGTGCGGCTTCGGCGACGTGGGCAAGGGCTCCGCCGAGTCGCTGCGGGCGCAGGGCGCGCGCGTCATCGTCACCGAGATCGACCCGATCTGCGCGCTGCAGGCGTCGATGCAGGGCTACCAGGTCCTGACGCTCGAGGACGTCATCGAGACGGCCGACGTGTTCATCACGACGACCGGCAACAAGGACATCATCAAGGCCGCCGACATGGCCCGGATGAAGCACCAGGCCATCGTCGGCAACATCGGCCACTTCGACAACGAGATCGACGTCGCCGGCCTCGAGGCCACGCCGGACATCAAGAAGATCAACATCAAGCCGCAGGTCGACGAGTACGTCTTCTCCGACGGCCACTCGGTCATCCTGCTGTCCGAGGGGCGCCTGCTGAACCTCGGCAACGCGACCGGGCACCCGTCGTTCGTGATGTCGAACTCGTTCACGAACCAGACGATCGCCCAGATCGAGCTGTGGACGAAGAACGACGAGTACGACAAGAAGGTCTACGTCCTGCCGAAGCACCTCGACGAGAAGGTCGCCCGGCTGCACCTGGACGCGGTCGGCGTGAAGCTGACGGAGCTCACGCCCGACCAGGCCGCCTACATCGGCGTGCCGGTCAACGGGCCGTACAAGCCCGACCACTACCGCTACTAGGAGTCCGGACGATTCCCCTCAGCCCGGATATCGCCGATCCGCGCCTCTCCGACGATGGGGAGGCGCGGATCGACTGGGCCGAGGGGTTCATGCCGGTGCTGCGCTCGATCCGCGAGCGGTTCGCGGTCGAGCGCCCGCTGGATGGGGTGCGGGTCGCCGCGTGCCTCCACGTCACCGGCGAGACCGCGAACCTCGTCCGCACGCTGATCGCGGGCGGGGCCGAGACGGCGCTGTGCGCCGCCAACCCGCTGTCGACACGCGACGACGTCGCGGCGGCGCTCGTCGAGCGCCACGGGGCCGTCGTCCAGGCGCGCCGCGGTGAGGGCCCGGACGCCTACGCCGACCACATCGGCGCGCTCGTCAAGAGCCGTCCGCAGATCACGCTCGACGACGGCGCCGACCTCATCTCGACGCTGCACGCGGTGGGGGCGGACGCGGGGATGCTCGGCTCGATGGAGGAGACCACGACCGGACTGGTGCGGCTGCGCTCGCTCGACGGCCTGGCCTGCCCCGTCCTCGCCGTCAACGACGCGCGCACCGAGCGCACGATCAACGATCGCTTCGGCACCGGCCAGTCGGCGTTCGACGGCATCCTGCGGGCGACGAACCTGCTGCTGTCCGGGCGGACCGTCGTGGTCCTCGGCTACGGCTGGACCGGCAAGGGCATCGCGCTGCGCGCCCGCGGCGCGGGGGCCGAGGTCATCGTCTGCGAGGTCGACCCGCTGCGCGCGCTGGAGGCGCGGATGGAGGGCTTCGGCGTCATGCCCGCGCTGATCGCCGCCGAGCGCGGGGACGTGTTCATCACCGTGACGGGCGGGCGCGACGTGCTGCGCGCCGAGCACTTCGAGCGCATGAAGGACGGCGCGGTGCTCGCCAACGCCGGCCACTTCGACGTCGAGATCGACCTCGCGGGGCTGCGGGCGCTCGCCGTGGAGGTGCGCGACGTGCTGCCGCTCGTGGAGCAGTACGACCTCGGCGGCGATCGGCGGCTGAACCTGCTGGCGCGGGGCCGCGTCGTGAACCTGGCGGCGGCGGAGGGCCATCCCGCGGAGGTGATGGACGTGAGCTTCGCGCTGCAGGCGCTGTGCGTCGAGTACCTGGCGCGATCGGAAGGCAAGCTGCCGCCGGGGGTGCAGCCGGTGCCCGACGCCATCGACGACGAGGTCGCCCGGCTCAAGCTCGCCTCGCTCGGCGTGCACATCGACGTGCTGAGCGACGAGCAGCGGGCATACCTGGGCATCTGGGCGCCGGACGCGCCCGTCGAAGGTTGAGACTCGGCTGACACTGCGCGCGCGAGGGCGCGCGCGTAGCGTCGGCGCTGCGATTCCTGGCGGGGCGGGACGGCGTCGCGGGAACCCGTCCCGTCCCCGTCGGATCGCGTCTGGCTAGCATCGCGCGGCGTGACTGCTGACGCCGCCGGACTGGACGAGAGCATCGAGAAGATGCGCGCCGAGGGGGTCGCCGACACGGCGATCGCCACGTTCGCCGACCTCTACGAGCGTCTGCGCTCGGGCGACTCGGGGCTGATCGCGGAGGCCGGCATCGAGCCGGTGACCGCGCTGCCCGACGCCGACGAGCTCGGTCCCGGCGGCGACGACGTGCTCGACCGCGCGGTGGTGCTCAAGCTCAACGGCGGGCTGGGGACGAGCATGGGGCTGGACGGCCCGAAGTCGCTGCTGGAGGTCAAGGATGGGCAGACGTTCCTCGACATCACGGCGCGCCAGGTTCTGGCCCTGCGGCAGCGGACGGGCGCGCGGCTGCCGCTGGTGCTGATGAACAGCTTCTCGACGCGCGAGCCGTCGCTGGAGGTCCTCGCGCGCCATGCCGGGTTGGCCGCCGACGTGCCGCCCGACTTCGTCCAGAACAAGGAGCCGAAGCTCGAGGCGCAGTCGCTGCGGCCGGTCTCGTGGCCGGCCGACCCGGCGCTCGAGTGGGCGCCGCCGGGCCACGGCGACCTGTACCCGGCGCTGGTGAGCTCGGGCATGCTGGCTGCGCTGCTGGAGGCGGGCTATCGGTACGCGTTCGTGGCGAACGTCGACAACCTCGGAGCGGTGCTCGATCCGCGGATCCTCGGCTGGTTCGCGGCGCAGGACATCCCGTTCCTCATGGAGGTCGCCGACCGGACGGAGGCGGACCGCAAGGGCGGGCATCTGGCGCGGCGGCGCGACGGAGGCGGGCTGGTGCTGCGCGAGATCGCGCAGACGCCGGACTCCGACGTCGACGCCTTCCAGGACGTCGAGCGCCATCGGTTCTTCAACACGAACAACCTGTGGCTCGACCTGCGCGCCCTGGACTCGGTGATGCGGGCGCGCGAGGGGGTTCTCGGGCTGCCGATGATCGTCAACCGCAAGACGGTCGACCCGCGCGACCCCTCCTCGCCGGCGGCCATCCAGCTCGAGACGGCGATGGGCGCGGCGATCGGCGTGTTCGAGGGCGCGCGGGCTCTGCGGGTGCCGCGCACGCGGTTCGCGCCGGTCAAGACCACGGACGACCTGCTGGCGCTGCGGTCCGATGCCTACGTGCTCACGGAGGAGATGCACGTGACGCTCGCGCCGTCGCGCGCGCGGCCGCCGTTCATCGACCTCGACGACCGGTTCTACAAGCGGGTCGGGGACTTCGAGGCGCGGTTCGCTGCCGGCGCGCCATCCCTGCTCGAGTGCGAATCGCTGCGGGTGGCGGGCGACGTCGCGTTCGGCGCGGGCGTCGTCGTGCGGGGGTCGGTGCAGCTCGCCGCCTCGGGGGAGGCGCAGGAGCGGGTGGACGACGGGGCCGTGCTGGAGGGCTGAGCCGGGTCGGCTCAGACGCGGCGGATGCGCGTCGGCTGGTTCTTCTTGCGGCGGCTCGGCTTGGCGGCGGCGGCGGCGGCGCGGGCCGGTGGTGTGCTCGGCTCGGGCTCGGCGGCGGTCGCGGTGGCGGTCGCGAGGGCGGGCGCGGGGACGCGGAGTTCGCGCTCGCGGTCGGCATACAGCTCGGCGCGCTGCTCCTCGCGCTCGGACTCGCTGAGCATCCGGCTGAACAGCCAGGCCAGCGCGATCCCCATGATGATCGACTGCTCGAGCGCCATGATCAGCCCGGCGACCGCCTGGTCGGCCTGCGGCGTCAGGCCCCAGTAGTCCGGCTGGTCCTTGTAGAAGGCGTAGAGGGCCTCGGGGGCGAAGGTGAGCACGATGCCGAGCAGGCCGACGAAGAACTTCGTCGAGAGCATGTAGGCGACGGGCTGCATGCCGCTCGCGCGCAGGCGCGAACGCAGCGGGCCGACGAGGTGCCACCAGTACAGGAGCCCCGCGCTCATGAACGCGACGTGCTCGAGGACGTGGATCGAGGCGTGCTGGGCCGCGGCGTCGTAGAGCGCAGGGATGTGCCAGACGCACATCGCGCCGATGTAGAGCAGGACCGCGACGACGGGGTGGCCGAGCGGGCCGGCGGCGTTCTCGATCGGCTGCAGCCGGCGGGTGATGGGCCGCAGGATCGCCTTCGTCAGCCCGAGGATGAGCAGGATCGGGACGAAGTCGAGCAGGATCACGTGCTGGACCATGTGCATGGCGAGGATCTGCTCGGCGAGCCGGTCGATCGGCGAGATCAGCGCGACGAGGATCCCGAGGAGGCCGGCGAGGAACGAGAGCAG from Capillimicrobium parvum encodes the following:
- a CDS encoding adenosylhomocysteinase; amino-acid sequence: MADPRLSDDGEARIDWAEGFMPVLRSIRERFAVERPLDGVRVAACLHVTGETANLVRTLIAGGAETALCAANPLSTRDDVAAALVERHGAVVQARRGEGPDAYADHIGALVKSRPQITLDDGADLISTLHAVGADAGMLGSMEETTTGLVRLRSLDGLACPVLAVNDARTERTINDRFGTGQSAFDGILRATNLLLSGRTVVVLGYGWTGKGIALRARGAGAEVIVCEVDPLRALEARMEGFGVMPALIAAERGDVFITVTGGRDVLRAEHFERMKDGAVLANAGHFDVEIDLAGLRALAVEVRDVLPLVEQYDLGGDRRLNLLARGRVVNLAAAEGHPAEVMDVSFALQALCVEYLARSEGKLPPGVQPVPDAIDDEVARLKLASLGVHIDVLSDEQRAYLGIWAPDAPVEG
- a CDS encoding NDP-sugar synthase, translated to MQAVILVGGEGTRLRPLTSTVPKPVVPLVDRPFIAYMLEWLSRHGVDDVIMSCGFLATAVRNVLGDGSSYGIRLRFVEEPDPRGTAGALKYAEELLDERFLMLNGDVLTDIDLSGQIAQHERTGAVGTLALVPVDDPSAYGLVRLEEDRSVREFVEKPAADQIDTNLISAGAYVLERSILDLIPPGENVSIERQIWPRLIGHGLYAFPDDAYWLDIGTPQRYLQGTFDIIEGKVDTAVRERLGAGYLSVDPGADMGGRVVPPAVVESRVTVAAGAQVGPLVVLGTGVRVGEGSTVERSVVLQGAEIGSRCVLRDCIVAAGARIGDGTHVTGGAVLGEGATIGADNVVTRGARISPGVEIPDGGLRF
- a CDS encoding MerR family transcriptional regulator, with the translated sequence MDALTINEAAETTGWSPRMLRYIESIGLLESRRSPAGYRLYGPEELQRLRTLRELLAEFDVGLAEMGFALRQRREEDLSSAVQAWFEAEPQRPDDVDAANWLRFEQEKHQRLLAAALS
- the ahcY gene encoding adenosylhomocysteinase; amino-acid sequence: MTTTDALTATDFKVADLSLAEFGRKEIRLAEHEMPGLMQTREEFADAQPLKGARIMGSLHMTIQTAVLIETLVDLGAEVRWVSCNIFSTQDHAAAAVVVGRDGTPEDPRGVPVFAWKGETLEEYWWCTEQALNWPGHGGPNMILDDGGDATMLVHKGAEFEKAGAVPDPSTAESEEFRVFLTLLQRSLQEDPQRWTNIAADIKGVSEETTTGVHRLYQLAETGDLLFPAINVNDSVTKSKFDNLYGCRHSLVDGINRAVDVMLAGKTAVVCGFGDVGKGSAESLRAQGARVIVTEIDPICALQASMQGYQVLTLEDVIETADVFITTTGNKDIIKAADMARMKHQAIVGNIGHFDNEIDVAGLEATPDIKKINIKPQVDEYVFSDGHSVILLSEGRLLNLGNATGHPSFVMSNSFTNQTIAQIELWTKNDEYDKKVYVLPKHLDEKVARLHLDAVGVKLTELTPDQAAYIGVPVNGPYKPDHYRY
- a CDS encoding UDP-glucose dehydrogenase family protein; this translates as MASREPIGVIGTGYVGLVSAAGFAELGHEVWCIDVDAEKVARLRAGEVPIWEPGLGELVERHRGRLHFSTDIADALGHARLLFVAVGTPPTYSGDADLSAVHAVVGAMPPSDRHALVMKSTVPVGTGASIKREFARQGKRFRYVSCPEFLKEGSAVADFLGPDRVVVGDDGDWAGDAVVGLYAPLGAPLVRTDIASAEMVKLAANAFLATKISFINEIANVCEETGADVLEVARGMGLDERIGPKFLRAGIGFGGSCFPKDVSALKQLAGNSGYHFQLLNSVIEVNELQKRRVIGKLQKHLGGLVGKRIALFGLAFKPNTDDMREASSLVLSARLQADGASVVAFDPVAEDEARRLLPNVDFADTELGAVDGADAVVLVTEWPQFRELDWVEVAARMAGTTVIDGRNALDPEAVRAAGLAYEGIGRGS
- a CDS encoding cytochrome c oxidase assembly protein, whose product is MSPDASWTFEPGVIALVLIVGAAYVQRWRAVRAHDGPRGAGGWRLLSFLAGLLGILVALISPIDRLAEQILAMHMVQHVILLDFVPILLILGLTKAILRPITRRLQPIENAAGPLGHPVVAVLLYIGAMCVWHIPALYDAAAQHASIHVLEHVAFMSAGLLYWWHLVGPLRSRLRASGMQPVAYMLSTKFFVGLLGIVLTFAPEALYAFYKDQPDYWGLTPQADQAVAGLIMALEQSIIMGIALAWLFSRMLSESEREEQRAELYADRERELRVPAPALATATATAAEPEPSTPPARAAAAAAKPSRRKKNQPTRIRRV
- a CDS encoding UTP--glucose-1-phosphate uridylyltransferase translates to MTADAAGLDESIEKMRAEGVADTAIATFADLYERLRSGDSGLIAEAGIEPVTALPDADELGPGGDDVLDRAVVLKLNGGLGTSMGLDGPKSLLEVKDGQTFLDITARQVLALRQRTGARLPLVLMNSFSTREPSLEVLARHAGLAADVPPDFVQNKEPKLEAQSLRPVSWPADPALEWAPPGHGDLYPALVSSGMLAALLEAGYRYAFVANVDNLGAVLDPRILGWFAAQDIPFLMEVADRTEADRKGGHLARRRDGGGLVLREIAQTPDSDVDAFQDVERHRFFNTNNLWLDLRALDSVMRAREGVLGLPMIVNRKTVDPRDPSSPAAIQLETAMGAAIGVFEGARALRVPRTRFAPVKTTDDLLALRSDAYVLTEEMHVTLAPSRARPPFIDLDDRFYKRVGDFEARFAAGAPSLLECESLRVAGDVAFGAGVVVRGSVQLAASGEAQERVDDGAVLEG
- a CDS encoding bifunctional phosphoglucose/phosphomannose isomerase, producing MGGSVDIDTLSSEAVDQVDAAGELHDILDLPEHLRDALWRVESANLESWDSPGGLVVAGMGGSAIGGSLARACLGDQASRPILGTRGYGLPPWTTPETTVLCASYSGQTEETLACYEAAGFLGAKRVVVTTGGTLAEEARRDGVPVIPVPGGFQPRAAVGYMTVAALEVAAACGAGPRMASQIDVAAAHLDELCALWGPDAPAGNQAKTLAHALHGSIPVVAGSGLTTPVAYRWKTQFNENAKIPAFFHELPELDHNELVGWQGAAALGRFSAVFLDDCDNHPRIGARIELTTELIGTQAHTIQRVPTLGQGTVERVMSLVLLGDLVSLYAAVLQGIDPTPVEVLETLKARLAAR